A portion of the Cervus elaphus chromosome X, mCerEla1.1, whole genome shotgun sequence genome contains these proteins:
- the SOWAHD gene encoding ankyrin repeat domain-containing protein SOWAHD: MAEPRGAAKPAPKASFASTKLSSRNAPQPRPSRVDAGNLGRYRGNTTASGEPPFLGALMPSGTGSARRRGARLEQLGLQGAAPAGWLSEERPEEQSPGGPNGPGGSGLCLEPREHAWILAAAEGRFEALQELLEAEPGLLLRGDPITGYSVLHWLAKHGRHEELILVHDFAQRRGLRLDVSAPGSGGLTPLHLAALQGHEMVIKVLVGALGADPTRRDHSGHRACHYLRPDAPWSLRELSGAEDWETAGGRDRDRNNANNNSSSGGGAAWTLKRAPSAVGAQVVEKTARAAAAPAKGKDSVGSRVAQIQGLLRHMFPFFQDR; this comes from the coding sequence ATGGCCGAGCCCCGAGGGGCCGCCAAGCCGGCCCCCAAGGCCTCCTTCGCATCAACCAAGCTGAGCTCGAGGAACGCCCCGCAGCCCCGCCCCTCGAGAGTGGACGCCGGCAACCTGGGCAGGTACCGGGGCAACACCACCGCCTCCGGGGAGCCCCCTTTCCTTGGCGCGCTGATGCCCTCGGGAACAGGCTCGGCGCGCCGGCGGGGAGCGCGGCTGGAGCAGCTGGGGCTGCAGGGGGCGGCTCCCGCCGGGTGGTTGTCGGAGGAGCGCCCGGAGGAGCAGTCCCCGGGCGGGCCGAACGGACCGGGCGGTAGCGGGCTGTGCCTGGAGCCCCGGGAGCACGCGTGGATACTGGCGGCCGCCGAAGGCCGCTTTGAGGCgctgcaggagctgctggaaGCCGAGCCGGGGCTGCTGCTGCGGGGCGACCCCATCACGGGCTACTCGGTGCTGCACTGGCTGGCCAAGCACGGGCGCCACGAGGAACTCATCCTAGTGCACGACTTCGCCCAGCGCCGGGGGCTGCGGCTCGACGTGAGCGCCCCGGGTAGCGGCGGCCTCACGCCCCTCCACCTGGCGGCCCTGCAGGGCCACGAGATGGTCATCAAGGTGCTGGTGGGCGCCTTGGGGGCTGACCCCACGCGCCGCGACCACAGCGGCCACCGGGCCTGTCACTACCTGAGGCCCGACGCGCCCTGGAGCCTGCGGGAGCTGTCGGGGGCCGAGGACTGGGAGACGGCAGGCGGCCGAGACCGGGACCGTAACAACGCCAACAACAAtagcagcagcggcggcggcgccgCGTGGACACTGAAACGCGCCCCGAGCGCAGTGGGCGCGCAGGTCGTGGAGAAGACGGCCAGAGCGGCGGCGGCGCCAGCCAAGGGGAAAGACTCCGTGGGCAGCCGGGTGGCGCAAATTCAAGGCCTGCTCCGCCATATGTTCCCCTTCTTCCAGGACCGTTGA